Part of the Caballeronia sp. SL2Y3 genome is shown below.
CGCGGAGATCTACACGACGACGGGCGGCGGCCCCGGCACGGCGACGACCAACCTGTCGTACCTGATCTATGCGCTCGGCCTGCAACAGTTCGATGTCGGCCTCGCCTCGGCGGGCGGCATTCTCGCGGTGATTCTCGCCAATATCGTCGCGTTCTTCCTCGTGAGAATGCTCGCGAAGAACCTCAAAGGGGAGTACGAGTCATGAGCACGCATCCCGTTACCTCCACGACTTCGGTGCCCGTGCTGGATCATGTGAAGCGCATCGTGCCCGGCGTCGTCGCGTGGCTCGTCTCCATCCTGCTGTTCTTCCCGATCTTCTGGATGACGATCACCGCGTTCAAGACCGAGCAGCAGGCGTATTCGTCGTCGCTCATCTTTTCGCCGACGCTCGAGAGCTTTCGCGAAGTCTTCGCGCGCAGCAACTACTTCGGCTTCGCGTGGAATTCGGTGCTGATCTCGCTCGGCGTGACGGTGGTTTGCCTGTTGCTCGCGGTGCCGTGCGCCTACGCAATGGCCTTCTTCCCCACGCGCAAGACGCAGAAGCTGCTCCTGTGGATGCTCTCCACGAAGATGATGCCGTCGGTCGGCGTGCTCGTGCCTATCTACCTCTTGTGGAAGAACTCGGGACTGCTGGATACGGTGAGCGGTCTCATCATCGTGTACACGCTCATCAATCTGCCGATTGCGGTGTGGATGGCCTACACGTACTTCAACGAAGTGCCGAAGGACATTCTGGAAGCCGGCCGCATCGACGGCGCGACGACATGGCAGGAGATCGTCTATCTGCTCATGCCGATGGCGCTGCCGGGCCTCGCATCGACCGGGCTCCTGCTCGTGATCCTCTCGTGGAACGAGGCGTTCTGGAGCATCAACCTGTCGAGTTCGAATGCCGCGCCGCTCACCGTGTTCATCGCGTCGTATTCGAGTCCGGAAGGGCTCTTCTGGGCGAAGCTCTCGGCGGCCTCTCTGCTCGCGGTCGCGCCGATCCTGATCGTCGGCTGGCTCTCGCAGAAGCAGCTCGTGCGCGGTCTCACCTTCGGCGCAGTCAAGTGAGGGCGGGCTCGTGAACCTGACTCTCGCACATGACCGCCTGATGATCTGCGATTGCGACGGCGTCTTGATCGACAGCGAAGCCGTGGCGGCGCGCATGCTCGTCACCGAATTGCAGGCGCTGTGGCCGGGCGTCGATGTCGAGCCGGTGGTGCTGCCGCTGCTCGGGCTGCGCATCGAAGCCGTGCTCGCGAGCGCCGCCGACAGCGTCAACCGCACGTTG
Proteins encoded:
- a CDS encoding carbohydrate ABC transporter permease; the encoded protein is MSTHPVTSTTSVPVLDHVKRIVPGVVAWLVSILLFFPIFWMTITAFKTEQQAYSSSLIFSPTLESFREVFARSNYFGFAWNSVLISLGVTVVCLLLAVPCAYAMAFFPTRKTQKLLLWMLSTKMMPSVGVLVPIYLLWKNSGLLDTVSGLIIVYTLINLPIAVWMAYTYFNEVPKDILEAGRIDGATTWQEIVYLLMPMALPGLASTGLLLVILSWNEAFWSINLSSSNAAPLTVFIASYSSPEGLFWAKLSAASLLAVAPILIVGWLSQKQLVRGLTFGAVK